Proteins from a single region of Candidatus Binatia bacterium:
- a CDS encoding ornithine cyclodeaminase family protein — protein sequence MVYLDEEAVRSRLRWDELIDAMERALADFSSGAVIQPVRTILTIEERRRYLGVMPAVAGDVMGVKFVSFYPVNAGTERHTHNATIVLYETDTGLPLAVMDGRLITEMRTAAVSAAATRRLAPKECRVLALLGSGVQARAHLHALGRVRTFSEVRVWSRTAEHAERFAREHGVTAVDRPESAVRGADVVVTATAAREPILEGSWLKPGAHVNAVGSSRPDWRELDDEAMANVVVVDSREAAAAEAGDVLIAKAPIYAEIGEILAGVKTVSPSATTVFKSLGLAVEDIAAAKLVAQAASPEDQ from the coding sequence GTGGTTTATCTAGATGAGGAAGCCGTTCGATCGCGCTTGCGTTGGGACGAGCTGATCGATGCGATGGAGCGCGCGCTCGCGGATTTCTCGAGCGGCGCGGTCATCCAGCCCGTGCGCACGATACTGACGATCGAGGAACGCCGCCGCTACCTGGGCGTCATGCCGGCGGTTGCCGGCGACGTGATGGGCGTGAAGTTCGTGTCGTTCTATCCGGTCAACGCGGGCACGGAGCGGCACACGCACAACGCGACGATCGTGCTCTATGAAACGGACACCGGCCTGCCCCTGGCGGTCATGGACGGGCGCCTCATCACGGAGATGCGCACCGCCGCGGTCTCGGCGGCGGCCACGCGCCGGCTGGCGCCGAAGGAATGCCGCGTGCTCGCGCTGCTCGGCAGCGGGGTGCAGGCCCGCGCGCATCTGCACGCGCTCGGCAGGGTTCGCACGTTTTCCGAAGTGCGCGTCTGGAGCCGCACCGCGGAGCACGCTGAGCGGTTCGCGCGCGAGCACGGCGTGACGGCCGTCGATCGCCCCGAGTCGGCCGTGCGGGGCGCGGACGTGGTCGTGACGGCAACGGCGGCGCGTGAGCCGATCCTCGAGGGCTCTTGGCTGAAGCCGGGTGCGCACGTGAACGCCGTCGGATCGTCGCGGCCGGATTGGCGTGAGCTCGACGACGAGGCGATGGCCAACGTCGTCGTCGTCGATTCGCGCGAGGCGGCCGCGGCCGAAGCCGGCGACGTGCTGATCGCGAAGGCGCCGATCTACGCCGAGATCGGCGAGATCTTGGCCGGCGTCAAAACGGTCTCGCCGTCCGCGACCACCGTATTCAAATCTCT